The DNA region GCCGCAGCCGTCCTGCTGGAGCGGGCCGCCCCGGCGGACGCCCCGGCACCCCGGGCACTGGCCCGGCTGCTCGCCTGCGAGACGGTGGTCGCCGCCGACCGGGCGAGCGCGACCGGCCTGGCGGTGCGGGCGGCGCTCCGCCGGGCCGGCGGCCGGCCGGACCTCTGGTGGGCGCACGGCTCGGGTTCGCCGGCCGCCGACCGGGAGGAGTGCTCGGCCGTCCTGCCCCAGGTCGGCGCGGTGCCCGTGACCAGCAGCAAGGGCACCCTGGGCCTCGCCCTGGAGTGCTCGGCGCTGATCGACACCGCCCTCGCGGTCGAGTCGCTGCGCCGCGGCCAGCTGCCGCCGGTCGGTCTGCTGCGGCGCCCCGACCCCCGGCTCGGCGGCCCGGACACCGTGACCGGGGCGGCCCGGCCGGTACCGGGCCTGGGCACCGCCCTGGTCACCGGGATCGACCACGGCCGGGGCACCGCCTCGGCAGGCGCCCTGGTGCTCGGCGGTGTCACCGGTGACCCGCGCGACCACCACGCACGGCGGGAGGAGGAGCTGTGACGGACGACGACATCCTGATCACCGGCATGGGCGTGGTCACGCCGATCGGCGCGACCGTGGAGGACTTCTGGGAGGCCAACCTGGCCGGCCGGTCGGGCGTGGTCGCCGAGGACCGGATGGACCTCAGCGGGCTGCCCTGCGGCTGGGCGGCCGGCCTCATCCCCGAGGACATCAGGAAGGAGGTGTCCGAACGCTGGGGCGACCCGGACCGCACCTGGGGGGACACCCTGCTGCACTGCGTCGTGGACCAGGCGCTCACCGACGCGGGCATCACCGGCCCGGTCGGCGGCGACGTCGCCGGACTGGTCTGGTCCCGGGTCTGGCCGGGGCCGAGCGGCTCCTTCCCGCAGGACTACGCGGTCCACTTCCGCGAGCTCGGCCAGCGCTACCGGCGGATCGGCAACGACCCGGCGGCCGTGCTGGAGAGCCTGCGGAGCCGTCGGCTGTCGGCGGAGGCCTCGGACCACTCGGCCTTCCCGGTCGAACTGGCCGGACGCCTCGGCGTACCGCTGATCGCCTCCCGGGTGGAGGCCACCTGTTCCGGCGGCCTGCGCTCGATCGCCGAGGCGGTCCGGCTGCTGCGCCTCGGGCGGGTGGAGGTCGCCGTGGTCGCGGTCTCGGTCTCCCGCAACACCCAGTACGTGCTCTCCCAGTACGGGCAGCTGATGGCGCTGTCCCGCTGGAAGGGCGATCCGGCCCACTCGTCGATGCCGTTCGACCGGCGCCGCTCCGGCATGGTGATCAACGAGTCGGCCGGGGCGCTGGTGCTGGAGACCGCGGGCCACGCCGCCCGGCGCGGAGCGTCGGCGCACGCCGTGGTCGGCGGCTGGGGCCTGGCGGTGGACACCACCCACATCACCGCGCCGCAGGTCGGCATGGTCGAGCGGGTGATGCGCACCGCGATCGCCGGCTCCGGGCTCACCCCGGACGACATCGACACCGTCAACGCGCACGGCACCTCCACCAAGCTCAACGACATCACCGAGGCCCGGGCCCTGCACCGGGTGTTCGGGGAGCGGACGGCGGAACTCGACGTCTGCGCGGTGAAGTCGCTCACCGGGCACGGCTCGGCCGCGTCCGGGGTGGTGGAGACGGTGGCGGCGGCGCTCACCCTCGGCCGGGGCGTCATCCCGCCGGTGGTGACCACCACCGAACCGGACCCGGCCTGCGCGGTGAAGACCTCGCTCACGCCGGTGGAGCGCCCGGTCTCCACGGTGCTGAAGAACTCCTTCGGCTTCGGCGGGCAGTACGCGTCCATGGTGTTCAAGCGCCCGGCGCAGCCCCGTCAGGCCCCGGTCCGGTGAGCGGGGGGAAGTCCGTGGGCACCGCCGAGCTGCCGGTCGACGTGGTCGAACCGGTCGGCGGGCACCGCGCCACCGTCCTCTGGCTGCACGGCCTCGGTCAGGGCCCGGAGAGCCTGGTCGAGGTCTCCGACCGGATGGGGCTGGCCCGGGCGGGCGTCCGCGGGGTCTTCCCGCAGGCGCCGCTGCGGCCGATCGGCCGGGTCTCCGGCGACCCGGTGCGGGCCTGGTTCGAACAGGACGTCTTCGCCCTGGAGAACCCCGGCCCGGCGTCGCTGCCCAGCGTGCTCGCCATCGAGCGGCGGCTGCGTGCCGTGCTGGACGAGGAGACCGCGCGGGTGGGAGCCGGGCGGACGGTGATCGCCGGGTTCTCGCAGGGGGCGCTGATGGCGCTGGTGCTGGCGCTGCGGTACCCGCAGCGGCTGGCCGGGCTGGCGCTGTACGCGCCGTTCCTCCCGGACGAGGCGATCCCGCTGCTGGCCTCGCGCAGGTCGGCCGTCGCGGCGGACCTGCCGGTCTGGATCGGCCACGGTGCGTTCGACTGGATCATCCCGGAGCAGAGCGGGCAGAAGGTGCGGGACGTGCTGGCGGACTGGGGGCACCCGGTGCGCTGGCAGCGCTACCGGGCCGGCCACGAGGCGTTCGGCGGCGTGAAGCGCGGGCTGCCGGCCTTCCTGGACCGGGTCCTCGCCCCCGCCGGGGGCTGACCGGCCGATCCGAACGGGGGCCGGGCTTCGAGACCCCTCTCGAAGCCCGGCCCCGCAGCGCGCCCTCGCGCAGGAAGTCGGCCGGTCCGACTTCCTGCGCGGGGGGTGGTGCTGGTGGTCACGTGCCGAGGACGCCCGCACGTCCCGGGACCGGACGGCCGCCCGCGTAAGGGGGCCATGGGCCTTCTCGGCACGTTGTACGGAGGAGTGGGGCGAGGACATCAGTCGGGCTGGTAGTCCTCATGACGGACGGCACGGTCCCAGACGGCTTCGAACGCCGTGGCGCACAGCTTGATCGTGGGTTGATCGGTGACGAGCTCGGAGTCCGTC from Kitasatospora sp. NBC_00458 includes:
- a CDS encoding beta-ketoacyl-[acyl-carrier-protein] synthase family protein, with the translated sequence MTDDDILITGMGVVTPIGATVEDFWEANLAGRSGVVAEDRMDLSGLPCGWAAGLIPEDIRKEVSERWGDPDRTWGDTLLHCVVDQALTDAGITGPVGGDVAGLVWSRVWPGPSGSFPQDYAVHFRELGQRYRRIGNDPAAVLESLRSRRLSAEASDHSAFPVELAGRLGVPLIASRVEATCSGGLRSIAEAVRLLRLGRVEVAVVAVSVSRNTQYVLSQYGQLMALSRWKGDPAHSSMPFDRRRSGMVINESAGALVLETAGHAARRGASAHAVVGGWGLAVDTTHITAPQVGMVERVMRTAIAGSGLTPDDIDTVNAHGTSTKLNDITEARALHRVFGERTAELDVCAVKSLTGHGSAASGVVETVAAALTLGRGVIPPVVTTTEPDPACAVKTSLTPVERPVSTVLKNSFGFGGQYASMVFKRPAQPRQAPVR
- a CDS encoding alpha/beta hydrolase, whose translation is MGTAELPVDVVEPVGGHRATVLWLHGLGQGPESLVEVSDRMGLARAGVRGVFPQAPLRPIGRVSGDPVRAWFEQDVFALENPGPASLPSVLAIERRLRAVLDEETARVGAGRTVIAGFSQGALMALVLALRYPQRLAGLALYAPFLPDEAIPLLASRRSAVAADLPVWIGHGAFDWIIPEQSGQKVRDVLADWGHPVRWQRYRAGHEAFGGVKRGLPAFLDRVLAPAGG